One genomic region from Macaca mulatta isolate MMU2019108-1 chromosome 20, T2T-MMU8v2.0, whole genome shotgun sequence encodes:
- the CCDC78 gene encoding coiled-coil domain-containing protein 78 isoform X17: MCRGRWAAFPRWGNGGTEKKSCPSSSTTTGLACHCGRGPGSHLEPTEALATHAAVLVAAAAIGRPSVEAAPGSELARVPLPMEHAATTGPRPGPPPRRVDNVVLRAKDWLPGAPGGTTAWGTTAWATSLEAEVPPDLVLSEEQQLQISKELVDIQITTHRLQEQHEAEIFQLKSEILRLESRVLELELHGDHTSQGCAVPVEADPMHRWAPAQELRHKAQVPGHSDDCRLQVQPKNATNPENEQQRLGNGLLGGQEQLQKQVKWALERQEARQQALETRVEALGRQLQGAREEARAAGQQLATQAVVLCSCRGQLRQAEAENARLQLQLKTLKDEYVLRLQHCAREAAEHADSAGQAPATTALRTFLEATLEDIRAAHRSREQQLARAARTYHKRLVDLSRRHEELLAAYRAPGNPQAIFGAASLDLEPLPVPLVTDFSHREDQHGGPEALLSSPQKGPGGASQGGTSEPQGLDAASWAQIHQKLRDFSRSTQSWNGSGHSCWSGPRWLKSNFLSYRSTWTSTWAGTSKKS; this comes from the exons ATGTGCAGGGGGCGCTGGGCCGCATTCCCCAGATGGGGAAACGGAGGCACGGAGAAGAAGAGCTGTCCTTCCTCCTCCACAACCACAGGTCTGGCCTGCCACTGTGGGCGGGGCCCTGGGAGTCACTTGGAACCAACAGAGGCCTTGGCAACGCACGCAGCAGTGCTTGTGGCAGCAGCCGCCATAGGGAGGCCAAGCGTGGAGGCGGCACCGGGCTCGGAGCTGGCCAGGGTCCCCTTGCCTATGGAGCACGCAGCCACCACAGGCCCCAGGCCTGGACCTCCCCCTCGGCGGGTGGACAAC GTTGTGCTACGAGCCAAGGACTGGCTGCCAGGAGCTCCTGGGGGCACCACAGCGTGGGGCACCACGGCGTGGGCCACCAGCCTGGAAGCAGAGGTCCCACCAGATCTGGTGCTCAGTGAGGAGCAGCAGCTGCAG ATCTCCAAGGAGCTGGTCGACATTCAGATCACAACCCACCGCCTACAGGAGCAGCATGAGGCTGAAATCTTTCAGCTGAAGAGTGAG ATCCTTCGACTGGAGAGCCGGgtgctggagctggagctgcatGGAGATCACACCAGCCAGGGCTGTGCGGTCCCAGTGGAGGCTGACCCCATGCACCGCTGGGCACCAGCCCAAGAGCTAAGACACAAAGCCCAGGTGCCTGGACACTCTGATGACTGCAGACTCCAG GTGCAGCCTAAGAACGCCACGAACCCCGAGAATGAGCAGCAGAGGCTGGGGAATGGC CTGCTGGGAGGCCAGGAGCAACTGCAGAAACAAGTGAAGTGGGCGCTGGAGCGTCAGGAGGCCCGGCAGCAGGCACTGGAGACTCGTGT GGAAGCCCTGGGCCGGCAGCTGCAGGGAGCCCGAGAGGAGGCCAGAGCAGCTGGACAGCAACTGGCCACACAGGCTGTG GTGCTGTGCAGCTGCCGAGGCCAGCTCCGACAGGCAGAGGCCGAGAACGCCCGGCTGCAGCTGCAGCTCAAGACGCTGAAGGATGAGTACGTCCTGCGGCTGCAGCACTGCGCTCGGGAGGCGGCG GAGCACGCAGACAGTGCAGgccaggcgccagccaccacggcCCTCCGGACATTCCTGGAGGCCACTCTGGAGGACATCCGGGCAGCGCACCGAAGCCGTGAGCAGCAGCTGGCCCGGGCTGCCCGCACCTACCACAAGCGGCTGGTGGATCTGAGCCGCAGGCATGAGGAGCTGTTGGCTGCCTACAG GGCACCTGGGAACCCCCAAGCTATTTTTGGCGCAGCCAGCTTGGACCTGGAACCATTGCCCGTGCCCCTGGTCACTGACTTCAGCCATCGGGAGGACCAG cacgGCGGGCCTGAGGCACTGCTCTCATCCCCACAGAAGGGACCCGGTGGAGCCTCCCAGGGGGGAACATCAGAGCCACA GGGCCTGGACGCTGCGTCCTGGGCCCAGATCCACCAGAAGCTCCGGGACTTCTCCCGCAGCACCCAG AGCTGGAACGGGAGCGGGCACAGCTGCTGGTCCGGGCCACGGTGGCTGAAGAGCAACTTTCTGAGCTACAGGAGTACGTGGACCAGCACCTGGGCAG GTACAAGCAAGAAATCCTGA
- the CCDC78 gene encoding coiled-coil domain-containing protein 78 isoform X35 has product MEHAATTGPRPGPPPRRVDNVVLRAKDWLPGAPGGTTAWGTTAWATSLEAEVPPDLVLSEEQQLQISKELVDIQITTHRLQEQHEAEIFQLKSEILRLESRVLELELHGDHTSQGCAVPVEADPMHRWAPAQELRHKAQVPGHSDDCRLQVQPKNATNPENEQQRLGNGPALYTPQLLGGQEQLQKQVKWALERQEARQQALETRVEALGRQLQGAREEARAAGQQLATQAVVLCSCRGQLRQAEAENARLQLQLKTLKDEYVLRLQHCAREAAEHADSAGQAPATTALRTFLEATLEDIRAAHRSREQQLARAARTYHKRLVDLSRRHEELLAAYRAPGNPQAIFGAASLDLEPLPVPLVTDFSHREDQHGGPEALLSSPQKGPGGASQGGTSEPQGLDAASWAQIHQKLRDFSRSTQSWNGSGHSCWSGPRWLKSNFLSYRSTWTSTWAGTSKKS; this is encoded by the exons ATGGAGCACGCAGCCACCACAGGCCCCAGGCCTGGACCTCCCCCTCGGCGGGTGGACAAC GTTGTGCTACGAGCCAAGGACTGGCTGCCAGGAGCTCCTGGGGGCACCACAGCGTGGGGCACCACGGCGTGGGCCACCAGCCTGGAAGCAGAGGTCCCACCAGATCTGGTGCTCAGTGAGGAGCAGCAGCTGCAG ATCTCCAAGGAGCTGGTCGACATTCAGATCACAACCCACCGCCTACAGGAGCAGCATGAGGCTGAAATCTTTCAGCTGAAGAGTGAG ATCCTTCGACTGGAGAGCCGGgtgctggagctggagctgcatGGAGATCACACCAGCCAGGGCTGTGCGGTCCCAGTGGAGGCTGACCCCATGCACCGCTGGGCACCAGCCCAAGAGCTAAGACACAAAGCCCAGGTGCCTGGACACTCTGATGACTGCAGACTCCAG GTGCAGCCTAAGAACGCCACGAACCCCGAGAATGAGCAGCAGAGGCTGGGGAATGGC CCAGCCCTATATACCCCACAGCTGCTGGGAGGCCAGGAGCAACTGCAGAAACAAGTGAAGTGGGCGCTGGAGCGTCAGGAGGCCCGGCAGCAGGCACTGGAGACTCGTGT GGAAGCCCTGGGCCGGCAGCTGCAGGGAGCCCGAGAGGAGGCCAGAGCAGCTGGACAGCAACTGGCCACACAGGCTGTG GTGCTGTGCAGCTGCCGAGGCCAGCTCCGACAGGCAGAGGCCGAGAACGCCCGGCTGCAGCTGCAGCTCAAGACGCTGAAGGATGAGTACGTCCTGCGGCTGCAGCACTGCGCTCGGGAGGCGGCG GAGCACGCAGACAGTGCAGgccaggcgccagccaccacggcCCTCCGGACATTCCTGGAGGCCACTCTGGAGGACATCCGGGCAGCGCACCGAAGCCGTGAGCAGCAGCTGGCCCGGGCTGCCCGCACCTACCACAAGCGGCTGGTGGATCTGAGCCGCAGGCATGAGGAGCTGTTGGCTGCCTACAG GGCACCTGGGAACCCCCAAGCTATTTTTGGCGCAGCCAGCTTGGACCTGGAACCATTGCCCGTGCCCCTGGTCACTGACTTCAGCCATCGGGAGGACCAG cacgGCGGGCCTGAGGCACTGCTCTCATCCCCACAGAAGGGACCCGGTGGAGCCTCCCAGGGGGGAACATCAGAGCCACA GGGCCTGGACGCTGCGTCCTGGGCCCAGATCCACCAGAAGCTCCGGGACTTCTCCCGCAGCACCCAG AGCTGGAACGGGAGCGGGCACAGCTGCTGGTCCGGGCCACGGTGGCTGAAGAGCAACTTTCTGAGCTACAGGAGTACGTGGACCAGCACCTGGGCAG GTACAAGCAAGAAATCCTGA
- the CCDC78 gene encoding coiled-coil domain-containing protein 78 isoform X19 has product MCRGRWAAFPRWGNGGTEKKSCPSSSTTTGLACHCGRGPGSHLEPTEALATHAAVLVAAAAIGRPSVEAAPGSELARVPLPMEHAATTGPRPGPPPRRVDNVVLRAKDWLPGAPGGTTAWGTTAWATSLEAEVPPDLVLSEEQQLQISKELVDIQITTHRLQEQHEAEIFQLKSEILRLESRVLELELHGDHTSQGCAVPVEADPMHRWAPAQELRHKAQVPGHSDDCRLQVQPKNATNPENEQQRLGNGPALYTPQLLGGQEQLQKQVKWALERQEARQQALETRVEALGRQLQGAREEARAAGQQLATQAVVLCSCRGQLRQAEAENARLQLQLKTLKDEYVLRLQHCAREAAEHADSAGQAPATTALRTFLEATLEDIRAAHRSREQQLARAARTYHKRLVDLSRRHEELLAAYRAPGNPQAIFGAASLDLEPLPVPLVTDFSHREDQKGPGGASQGGTSEPQGLDAASWAQIHQKLRDFSRSTQSWNGSGHSCWSGPRWLKSNFLSYRSTWTSTWAGTSKKS; this is encoded by the exons ATGTGCAGGGGGCGCTGGGCCGCATTCCCCAGATGGGGAAACGGAGGCACGGAGAAGAAGAGCTGTCCTTCCTCCTCCACAACCACAGGTCTGGCCTGCCACTGTGGGCGGGGCCCTGGGAGTCACTTGGAACCAACAGAGGCCTTGGCAACGCACGCAGCAGTGCTTGTGGCAGCAGCCGCCATAGGGAGGCCAAGCGTGGAGGCGGCACCGGGCTCGGAGCTGGCCAGGGTCCCCTTGCCTATGGAGCACGCAGCCACCACAGGCCCCAGGCCTGGACCTCCCCCTCGGCGGGTGGACAAC GTTGTGCTACGAGCCAAGGACTGGCTGCCAGGAGCTCCTGGGGGCACCACAGCGTGGGGCACCACGGCGTGGGCCACCAGCCTGGAAGCAGAGGTCCCACCAGATCTGGTGCTCAGTGAGGAGCAGCAGCTGCAG ATCTCCAAGGAGCTGGTCGACATTCAGATCACAACCCACCGCCTACAGGAGCAGCATGAGGCTGAAATCTTTCAGCTGAAGAGTGAG ATCCTTCGACTGGAGAGCCGGgtgctggagctggagctgcatGGAGATCACACCAGCCAGGGCTGTGCGGTCCCAGTGGAGGCTGACCCCATGCACCGCTGGGCACCAGCCCAAGAGCTAAGACACAAAGCCCAGGTGCCTGGACACTCTGATGACTGCAGACTCCAG GTGCAGCCTAAGAACGCCACGAACCCCGAGAATGAGCAGCAGAGGCTGGGGAATGGC CCAGCCCTATATACCCCACAGCTGCTGGGAGGCCAGGAGCAACTGCAGAAACAAGTGAAGTGGGCGCTGGAGCGTCAGGAGGCCCGGCAGCAGGCACTGGAGACTCGTGT GGAAGCCCTGGGCCGGCAGCTGCAGGGAGCCCGAGAGGAGGCCAGAGCAGCTGGACAGCAACTGGCCACACAGGCTGTG GTGCTGTGCAGCTGCCGAGGCCAGCTCCGACAGGCAGAGGCCGAGAACGCCCGGCTGCAGCTGCAGCTCAAGACGCTGAAGGATGAGTACGTCCTGCGGCTGCAGCACTGCGCTCGGGAGGCGGCG GAGCACGCAGACAGTGCAGgccaggcgccagccaccacggcCCTCCGGACATTCCTGGAGGCCACTCTGGAGGACATCCGGGCAGCGCACCGAAGCCGTGAGCAGCAGCTGGCCCGGGCTGCCCGCACCTACCACAAGCGGCTGGTGGATCTGAGCCGCAGGCATGAGGAGCTGTTGGCTGCCTACAG GGCACCTGGGAACCCCCAAGCTATTTTTGGCGCAGCCAGCTTGGACCTGGAACCATTGCCCGTGCCCCTGGTCACTGACTTCAGCCATCGGGAGGACCAG AAGGGACCCGGTGGAGCCTCCCAGGGGGGAACATCAGAGCCACA GGGCCTGGACGCTGCGTCCTGGGCCCAGATCCACCAGAAGCTCCGGGACTTCTCCCGCAGCACCCAG AGCTGGAACGGGAGCGGGCACAGCTGCTGGTCCGGGCCACGGTGGCTGAAGAGCAACTTTCTGAGCTACAGGAGTACGTGGACCAGCACCTGGGCAG GTACAAGCAAGAAATCCTGA
- the CCDC78 gene encoding coiled-coil domain-containing protein 78 isoform X36 has protein sequence MEHAATTGPRPGPPPRRVDNVVLRAKDWLPGAPGGTTAWGTTAWATSLEAEVPPDLVLSEEQQLQISKELVDIQITTHRLQEQHEAEIFQLKSEVARRQVYPLMPVVLQILRLESRVLELELHGDHTSQGCAVPVEADPMHRWAPAQELRHKAQVQPKNATNPENEQQRLGNGLLGGQEQLQKQVKWALERQEARQQALETRVEALGRQLQGAREEARAAGQQLATQAVVLCSCRGQLRQAEAENARLQLQLKTLKDEYVLRLQHCAREAAEHADSAGQAPATTALRTFLEATLEDIRAAHRSREQQLARAARTYHKRLVDLSRRHEELLAAYRAPGNPQAIFGAASLDLEPLPVPLVTDFSHREDQHGGPEALLSSPQKGPGGASQGGTSEPQGLDAASWAQIHQKLRDFSRSTQSWNGSGHSCWSGPRWLKSNFLSYRSTWTSTWAGTSKKS, from the exons ATGGAGCACGCAGCCACCACAGGCCCCAGGCCTGGACCTCCCCCTCGGCGGGTGGACAAC GTTGTGCTACGAGCCAAGGACTGGCTGCCAGGAGCTCCTGGGGGCACCACAGCGTGGGGCACCACGGCGTGGGCCACCAGCCTGGAAGCAGAGGTCCCACCAGATCTGGTGCTCAGTGAGGAGCAGCAGCTGCAG ATCTCCAAGGAGCTGGTCGACATTCAGATCACAACCCACCGCCTACAGGAGCAGCATGAGGCTGAAATCTTTCAGCTGAAGAGTGAG GTGGCCCGCAGGCAGGTGTACCCGCTCATGCCAGTTGTCCTACAGATCCTTCGACTGGAGAGCCGGgtgctggagctggagctgcatGGAGATCACACCAGCCAGGGCTGTGCGGTCCCAGTGGAGGCTGACCCCATGCACCGCTGGGCACCAGCCCAAGAGCTAAGACACAAAGCCCAG GTGCAGCCTAAGAACGCCACGAACCCCGAGAATGAGCAGCAGAGGCTGGGGAATGGC CTGCTGGGAGGCCAGGAGCAACTGCAGAAACAAGTGAAGTGGGCGCTGGAGCGTCAGGAGGCCCGGCAGCAGGCACTGGAGACTCGTGT GGAAGCCCTGGGCCGGCAGCTGCAGGGAGCCCGAGAGGAGGCCAGAGCAGCTGGACAGCAACTGGCCACACAGGCTGTG GTGCTGTGCAGCTGCCGAGGCCAGCTCCGACAGGCAGAGGCCGAGAACGCCCGGCTGCAGCTGCAGCTCAAGACGCTGAAGGATGAGTACGTCCTGCGGCTGCAGCACTGCGCTCGGGAGGCGGCG GAGCACGCAGACAGTGCAGgccaggcgccagccaccacggcCCTCCGGACATTCCTGGAGGCCACTCTGGAGGACATCCGGGCAGCGCACCGAAGCCGTGAGCAGCAGCTGGCCCGGGCTGCCCGCACCTACCACAAGCGGCTGGTGGATCTGAGCCGCAGGCATGAGGAGCTGTTGGCTGCCTACAG GGCACCTGGGAACCCCCAAGCTATTTTTGGCGCAGCCAGCTTGGACCTGGAACCATTGCCCGTGCCCCTGGTCACTGACTTCAGCCATCGGGAGGACCAG cacgGCGGGCCTGAGGCACTGCTCTCATCCCCACAGAAGGGACCCGGTGGAGCCTCCCAGGGGGGAACATCAGAGCCACA GGGCCTGGACGCTGCGTCCTGGGCCCAGATCCACCAGAAGCTCCGGGACTTCTCCCGCAGCACCCAG AGCTGGAACGGGAGCGGGCACAGCTGCTGGTCCGGGCCACGGTGGCTGAAGAGCAACTTTCTGAGCTACAGGAGTACGTGGACCAGCACCTGGGCAG GTACAAGCAAGAAATCCTGA
- the CCDC78 gene encoding coiled-coil domain-containing protein 78 isoform X21 has product MCRGRWAAFPRWGNGGTEKKSCPSSSTTTGLACHCGRGPGSHLEPTEALATHAAVLVAAAAIGRPSVEAAPGSELARVPLPMEHAATTGPRPGPPPRRVDNVVLRAKDWLPGAPGGTTAWGTTAWATSLEAEVPPDLVLSEEQQLQISKELVDIQITTHRLQEQHEAEIFQLKSEILRLESRVLELELHGDHTSQGCAVPVEADPMHRWAPAQELRHKAQVQPKNATNPENEQQRLGNGLLGGQEQLQKQVKWALERQEARQQALETRVEALGRQLQGAREEARAAGQQLATQAVVLCSCRGQLRQAEAENARLQLQLKTLKDEYVLRLQHCAREAAEHADSAGQAPATTALRTFLEATLEDIRAAHRSREQQLARAARTYHKRLVDLSRRHEELLAAYRAPGNPQAIFGAASLDLEPLPVPLVTDFSHREDQKGPGGASQGGTSEPQGLDAASWAQIHQKLRDFSRSTQSWNGSGHSCWSGPRWLKSNFLSYRSTWTSTWAGTSKKS; this is encoded by the exons ATGTGCAGGGGGCGCTGGGCCGCATTCCCCAGATGGGGAAACGGAGGCACGGAGAAGAAGAGCTGTCCTTCCTCCTCCACAACCACAGGTCTGGCCTGCCACTGTGGGCGGGGCCCTGGGAGTCACTTGGAACCAACAGAGGCCTTGGCAACGCACGCAGCAGTGCTTGTGGCAGCAGCCGCCATAGGGAGGCCAAGCGTGGAGGCGGCACCGGGCTCGGAGCTGGCCAGGGTCCCCTTGCCTATGGAGCACGCAGCCACCACAGGCCCCAGGCCTGGACCTCCCCCTCGGCGGGTGGACAAC GTTGTGCTACGAGCCAAGGACTGGCTGCCAGGAGCTCCTGGGGGCACCACAGCGTGGGGCACCACGGCGTGGGCCACCAGCCTGGAAGCAGAGGTCCCACCAGATCTGGTGCTCAGTGAGGAGCAGCAGCTGCAG ATCTCCAAGGAGCTGGTCGACATTCAGATCACAACCCACCGCCTACAGGAGCAGCATGAGGCTGAAATCTTTCAGCTGAAGAGTGAG ATCCTTCGACTGGAGAGCCGGgtgctggagctggagctgcatGGAGATCACACCAGCCAGGGCTGTGCGGTCCCAGTGGAGGCTGACCCCATGCACCGCTGGGCACCAGCCCAAGAGCTAAGACACAAAGCCCAG GTGCAGCCTAAGAACGCCACGAACCCCGAGAATGAGCAGCAGAGGCTGGGGAATGGC CTGCTGGGAGGCCAGGAGCAACTGCAGAAACAAGTGAAGTGGGCGCTGGAGCGTCAGGAGGCCCGGCAGCAGGCACTGGAGACTCGTGT GGAAGCCCTGGGCCGGCAGCTGCAGGGAGCCCGAGAGGAGGCCAGAGCAGCTGGACAGCAACTGGCCACACAGGCTGTG GTGCTGTGCAGCTGCCGAGGCCAGCTCCGACAGGCAGAGGCCGAGAACGCCCGGCTGCAGCTGCAGCTCAAGACGCTGAAGGATGAGTACGTCCTGCGGCTGCAGCACTGCGCTCGGGAGGCGGCG GAGCACGCAGACAGTGCAGgccaggcgccagccaccacggcCCTCCGGACATTCCTGGAGGCCACTCTGGAGGACATCCGGGCAGCGCACCGAAGCCGTGAGCAGCAGCTGGCCCGGGCTGCCCGCACCTACCACAAGCGGCTGGTGGATCTGAGCCGCAGGCATGAGGAGCTGTTGGCTGCCTACAG GGCACCTGGGAACCCCCAAGCTATTTTTGGCGCAGCCAGCTTGGACCTGGAACCATTGCCCGTGCCCCTGGTCACTGACTTCAGCCATCGGGAGGACCAG AAGGGACCCGGTGGAGCCTCCCAGGGGGGAACATCAGAGCCACA GGGCCTGGACGCTGCGTCCTGGGCCCAGATCCACCAGAAGCTCCGGGACTTCTCCCGCAGCACCCAG AGCTGGAACGGGAGCGGGCACAGCTGCTGGTCCGGGCCACGGTGGCTGAAGAGCAACTTTCTGAGCTACAGGAGTACGTGGACCAGCACCTGGGCAG GTACAAGCAAGAAATCCTGA
- the CCDC78 gene encoding coiled-coil domain-containing protein 78 isoform X15, giving the protein MCRGRWAAFPRWGNGGTEKKSCPSSSTTTGLACHCGRGPGSHLEPTEALATHAAVLVAAAAIGRPSVEAAPGSELARVPLPMEHAATTGPRPGPPPRRVDNVVLRAKDWLPGAPGGTTAWGTTAWATSLEAEVPPDLVLSEEQQLQISKELVDIQITTHRLQEQHEAEIFQLKSEILRLESRVLELELHGDHTSQGCAVPVEADPMHRWAPAQELRHKAQVPGHSDDCRLQVQPKNATNPENEQQRLGNGPALYTPQLLGGQEQLQKQVKWALERQEARQQALETRVEALGRQLQGAREEARAAGQQLATQAVVLCSCRGQLRQAEAENARLQLQLKTLKDEYVLRLQHCAREAAEHADSAGQAPATTALRTFLEATLEDIRAAHRSREQQLARAARTYHKRLVDLSRRHEELLAAYRAPGNPQAIFGAASLDLEPLPVPLVTDFSHREDQHGGPEALLSSPQKGPGGASQGGTSEPQGLDAASWAQIHQKLRDFSRSTQSWNGSGHSCWSGPRWLKSNFLSYRSTWTSTWAGTSKKS; this is encoded by the exons ATGTGCAGGGGGCGCTGGGCCGCATTCCCCAGATGGGGAAACGGAGGCACGGAGAAGAAGAGCTGTCCTTCCTCCTCCACAACCACAGGTCTGGCCTGCCACTGTGGGCGGGGCCCTGGGAGTCACTTGGAACCAACAGAGGCCTTGGCAACGCACGCAGCAGTGCTTGTGGCAGCAGCCGCCATAGGGAGGCCAAGCGTGGAGGCGGCACCGGGCTCGGAGCTGGCCAGGGTCCCCTTGCCTATGGAGCACGCAGCCACCACAGGCCCCAGGCCTGGACCTCCCCCTCGGCGGGTGGACAAC GTTGTGCTACGAGCCAAGGACTGGCTGCCAGGAGCTCCTGGGGGCACCACAGCGTGGGGCACCACGGCGTGGGCCACCAGCCTGGAAGCAGAGGTCCCACCAGATCTGGTGCTCAGTGAGGAGCAGCAGCTGCAG ATCTCCAAGGAGCTGGTCGACATTCAGATCACAACCCACCGCCTACAGGAGCAGCATGAGGCTGAAATCTTTCAGCTGAAGAGTGAG ATCCTTCGACTGGAGAGCCGGgtgctggagctggagctgcatGGAGATCACACCAGCCAGGGCTGTGCGGTCCCAGTGGAGGCTGACCCCATGCACCGCTGGGCACCAGCCCAAGAGCTAAGACACAAAGCCCAGGTGCCTGGACACTCTGATGACTGCAGACTCCAG GTGCAGCCTAAGAACGCCACGAACCCCGAGAATGAGCAGCAGAGGCTGGGGAATGGC CCAGCCCTATATACCCCACAGCTGCTGGGAGGCCAGGAGCAACTGCAGAAACAAGTGAAGTGGGCGCTGGAGCGTCAGGAGGCCCGGCAGCAGGCACTGGAGACTCGTGT GGAAGCCCTGGGCCGGCAGCTGCAGGGAGCCCGAGAGGAGGCCAGAGCAGCTGGACAGCAACTGGCCACACAGGCTGTG GTGCTGTGCAGCTGCCGAGGCCAGCTCCGACAGGCAGAGGCCGAGAACGCCCGGCTGCAGCTGCAGCTCAAGACGCTGAAGGATGAGTACGTCCTGCGGCTGCAGCACTGCGCTCGGGAGGCGGCG GAGCACGCAGACAGTGCAGgccaggcgccagccaccacggcCCTCCGGACATTCCTGGAGGCCACTCTGGAGGACATCCGGGCAGCGCACCGAAGCCGTGAGCAGCAGCTGGCCCGGGCTGCCCGCACCTACCACAAGCGGCTGGTGGATCTGAGCCGCAGGCATGAGGAGCTGTTGGCTGCCTACAG GGCACCTGGGAACCCCCAAGCTATTTTTGGCGCAGCCAGCTTGGACCTGGAACCATTGCCCGTGCCCCTGGTCACTGACTTCAGCCATCGGGAGGACCAG cacgGCGGGCCTGAGGCACTGCTCTCATCCCCACAGAAGGGACCCGGTGGAGCCTCCCAGGGGGGAACATCAGAGCCACA GGGCCTGGACGCTGCGTCCTGGGCCCAGATCCACCAGAAGCTCCGGGACTTCTCCCGCAGCACCCAG AGCTGGAACGGGAGCGGGCACAGCTGCTGGTCCGGGCCACGGTGGCTGAAGAGCAACTTTCTGAGCTACAGGAGTACGTGGACCAGCACCTGGGCAG GTACAAGCAAGAAATCCTGA